The Streptomyces sp. P9-A4 genome contains a region encoding:
- a CDS encoding phage holin family protein — protein sequence MSDPFDGTERSLGQLVASATAEMSALVHDEIALAKAELRQDVKRGAFGSIMGIGAIVVLLFSLPMLSFALAYAINTWTGGHNGNGGWNLIWCFLLSFAFNVLLAGLLGLVAWAKFKKVKPPEKSIASAKKTAAVLSTVKPHPRPAQDKALEKASAVARSSV from the coding sequence ATGAGCGACCCGTTCGACGGAACCGAGCGCAGCCTCGGCCAGCTGGTCGCCTCGGCGACCGCCGAGATGTCCGCGCTGGTGCACGACGAGATCGCCCTGGCCAAGGCCGAACTCCGCCAGGACGTGAAGCGCGGGGCGTTCGGCAGCATCATGGGGATCGGCGCCATCGTGGTGCTGCTGTTCTCGCTGCCGATGCTGAGCTTCGCGCTCGCGTACGCCATCAACACCTGGACCGGCGGGCACAACGGCAACGGCGGCTGGAACCTCATCTGGTGCTTCCTGCTGTCCTTCGCGTTCAACGTGCTGCTCGCGGGCCTCCTCGGGCTGGTCGCCTGGGCCAAGTTCAAGAAGGTCAAGCCGCCGGAGAAGTCCATCGCCTCCGCCAAGAAGACGGCCGCCGTGCTCTCCACCGTCAAGCCGCACCCCCGCCCCGCGCAGGACAAGGCGCTGGAGAAGGCCTCCGCTGTGGCACGCTCGTCCGTATGA
- a CDS encoding alpha/beta fold hydrolase, translating to MTLPESGNGGPVRLDGPWTHRDVAANGARFHIAEMGDGPLVLLLHGFPQFWWTWRHQLPVLAEAGFRAVAMDLRGVGGSDRTPRGYDPANLALDVTGVIRSLGEPDAALVGHDLGGYLAWTAAVMRPKLVRRLVVSSMPHPRRWRSAMLADFAQSRAGSHVWGFQRPWLPERQLVADDAALVGELIQDWSGPRSSDDEAIEVYRRAMLVPSTAHCSIEPYRWMVRSLARPDGIQFNRRMKRPVRVPTLHLHGSLDPVMRTRSAAGSGEYVEAPYRWRLFDGLGHFPHEEDPVAFSTELVNWLKDPEPDR from the coding sequence ATGACCCTCCCCGAGAGCGGCAACGGCGGGCCCGTACGGCTCGACGGGCCGTGGACCCATCGCGACGTCGCCGCCAACGGCGCCCGTTTCCACATCGCCGAGATGGGCGACGGCCCGCTGGTGCTGCTCCTGCACGGCTTCCCGCAGTTCTGGTGGACCTGGCGCCATCAGCTGCCCGTCCTCGCCGAGGCCGGTTTCCGGGCCGTCGCGATGGACCTGCGCGGGGTCGGCGGCAGCGACCGCACCCCCCGGGGTTACGACCCCGCCAACCTGGCCCTCGACGTCACCGGCGTGATCCGCTCCCTGGGCGAGCCCGACGCGGCGCTCGTCGGCCACGACCTGGGCGGCTACCTCGCCTGGACGGCGGCCGTGATGCGGCCCAAGCTGGTCCGCCGGCTGGTGGTCTCCTCGATGCCGCATCCGCGCCGCTGGCGCTCGGCGATGCTCGCCGACTTCGCCCAGTCGCGGGCCGGCTCGCACGTGTGGGGCTTCCAGCGGCCGTGGCTGCCGGAGCGTCAGCTCGTCGCGGACGACGCCGCGCTGGTGGGCGAGCTGATCCAGGACTGGTCGGGACCGCGCTCCTCGGACGACGAGGCCATCGAGGTGTACCGGCGGGCGATGCTGGTCCCGTCGACGGCGCACTGCTCGATCGAGCCGTACCGCTGGATGGTGCGTTCCCTGGCGCGGCCGGACGGCATCCAGTTCAACCGGCGCATGAAGCGGCCGGTGCGGGTGCCGACGCTGCATCTGCACGGCTCCCTGGACCCGGTGATGCGGACCCGGAGCGCGGCGGGCTCGGGCGAGTACGTGGAGGCGCCGTACCGCTGGCGGCTCTTCGACGGCCTCGGGCACTTCCCTCACGAGGAGGACCCGGTGGCCTTCTCCACGGAGCTGGTCAACTGGCTGAAGGACCCCGAACCCGATCGCTGA